One stretch of Schlesneria sp. DSM 10557 DNA includes these proteins:
- a CDS encoding serine/threonine-protein kinase, which yields MTNPTQFAEEQWSQLEAALEAFSQAWEESPLPPTITEYLSECDEDLRLPLAVELVKIDLEQRWQRGLRRVIEDYVAEIPELADRVTPQLVLEEVHVRKRAGDRVSTQDVLDRFPHLSQPLEQMLVLDPTQQSTVIHSANLDAVHLEPGESIDDFELLARLGQGAFATVFLARQRSMQRIVAVKISADQGDEPQTLAQLDHNNIVRVYDQRSVTGRGLRLLYMQYAAGGTLASVLASLQTIDPSQWSGKRYLWAIDQALDTRGDSPPAESSVRQKLAEMSWPQVVCWLGAQLGRALDYAHRQGVLHRDLKPANVLLTAEGVPKLADFNISFSKNVEGASAAEFFGGSLAYMSPEQLEAFDHRSGRTPDSLDNRSDLYALGVLIWELLTGERPFSTDVQREGRPPVLKKMIEARQQGPGRIPERWRREGLGLHEILDRCLSPLPEHRYGSCLELAQEIELCLEPDARNLLRRPDGGWRYWARKFPLSTVTILTLIPNLIGAIFNFLYNYRVILENLPGSEPTFMRIQSIINMIAFPTGILCAGWLAGSVAKATHIDSKQPLPPGELAKQRRRCLDLGNVAALVGLTLWLLAAPAYPVSLHLIVGHVPFDIYVQFVASLAICGLIAAAYPFFGVAIVSVRAFYPSLIDRESMTADDRQDLIRLSRQTWLYLVLAASVPMIAVLILAIGQSENRSALVVLAASGAIGYAIAISAFRLLQTDLTTLSKVISNRRDR from the coding sequence TTGACGAATCCTACTCAATTCGCAGAAGAGCAGTGGTCGCAACTGGAAGCGGCGCTGGAGGCCTTTTCACAGGCCTGGGAGGAATCCCCTCTTCCCCCCACCATCACGGAGTATCTTTCTGAGTGTGACGAAGACCTGCGGCTTCCGCTTGCCGTGGAATTGGTCAAAATTGACCTCGAGCAGCGATGGCAGCGAGGACTGCGACGTGTCATCGAAGACTATGTTGCCGAAATCCCCGAACTGGCCGATCGGGTCACTCCGCAGCTTGTGCTGGAAGAGGTTCATGTCCGCAAGCGGGCAGGTGATCGCGTTTCAACCCAGGATGTTCTTGATCGTTTCCCTCATCTCTCACAGCCACTCGAGCAAATGCTGGTCCTTGATCCGACTCAGCAATCAACGGTGATCCACTCAGCAAACCTCGATGCGGTGCACCTGGAACCGGGCGAGTCGATTGACGATTTCGAATTGCTGGCGCGACTGGGACAAGGTGCATTTGCCACAGTTTTTCTTGCACGACAGCGTTCCATGCAGCGGATTGTGGCGGTAAAGATCTCGGCCGATCAGGGGGACGAGCCGCAAACACTCGCTCAACTGGATCACAACAACATCGTCCGAGTCTATGACCAGCGTTCCGTCACAGGACGTGGATTGCGGCTGCTTTACATGCAATACGCGGCGGGAGGCACGCTGGCCAGTGTTCTCGCGTCACTGCAGACGATTGATCCTTCCCAATGGTCCGGCAAGCGTTACCTGTGGGCCATCGATCAGGCACTCGACACCCGTGGTGACTCACCTCCCGCCGAATCCTCCGTGCGTCAGAAGCTGGCGGAGATGAGCTGGCCTCAGGTCGTCTGCTGGCTGGGGGCTCAGTTAGGTCGTGCACTGGATTACGCTCACCGTCAGGGAGTCTTGCACCGCGACTTGAAGCCGGCGAATGTGCTGCTGACGGCAGAAGGGGTGCCGAAACTGGCCGACTTCAACATCAGCTTCAGCAAGAACGTGGAAGGTGCGTCAGCCGCAGAGTTTTTCGGAGGCAGTCTCGCGTACATGTCGCCCGAACAACTGGAAGCGTTCGACCACCGCAGTGGACGGACGCCCGACAGCTTGGACAATCGCAGTGATCTTTACGCACTGGGAGTTCTCATCTGGGAGCTGCTGACCGGTGAACGCCCTTTTTCGACGGACGTACAAAGAGAGGGACGACCTCCCGTTCTGAAGAAGATGATCGAAGCGCGGCAGCAAGGACCGGGCCGAATCCCGGAACGGTGGCGCCGTGAGGGGTTGGGACTGCATGAGATCCTCGATCGCTGCCTGTCTCCTTTACCGGAACACCGCTACGGCAGTTGCCTCGAACTGGCTCAGGAAATCGAGCTTTGCCTGGAACCTGATGCGCGGAATCTGCTGCGTCGCCCGGATGGAGGATGGCGGTACTGGGCCAGAAAGTTTCCTCTTTCGACGGTGACCATACTGACGCTGATTCCAAATCTGATCGGAGCCATCTTCAACTTTCTCTACAATTACCGGGTGATTCTGGAAAACCTGCCCGGGTCTGAACCGACTTTCATGCGGATTCAGTCCATCATCAACATGATCGCGTTCCCCACGGGGATTCTTTGCGCGGGATGGCTGGCCGGATCCGTCGCCAAAGCGACTCATATTGATTCGAAACAGCCACTCCCCCCAGGGGAACTGGCTAAGCAGCGGCGGCGATGCCTGGACTTGGGAAACGTCGCCGCCCTGGTAGGTCTGACGCTCTGGCTGCTCGCGGCCCCGGCTTACCCGGTTTCGCTTCATCTGATTGTGGGACATGTCCCATTCGACATTTACGTGCAGTTCGTAGCGTCGCTGGCCATCTGCGGACTCATCGCAGCCGCCTACCCATTTTTTGGAGTGGCGATCGTCTCGGTGCGGGCGTTCTATCCGTCGCTGATCGACCGCGAGTCGATGACAGCAGACGATCGACAGGACCTGATCCGACTCTCGCGGCAAACATGGTTGTATCTGGTGCTGGCGGCTTCGGTCCCCATGATTGCGGTCCTGATTCTTGCGATTGGTCAGTCAGAAAATCGCTCGGCCCTGGTCGTTCTGGCAGCGAGCGGAGCAATTGGATATGCGATCGCAATCTCGGCGTTTCGACTGCTTCAGACCGATCTGACCACGCTATCAAAAGTGATTTCGAATCGACGGGACCGGTGA
- a CDS encoding PEP-CTERM sorting domain-containing protein — protein MTVEYQGVTKASRLDGISIPDGTSFILRVASSTTPINDLNVGQGVYAVLSMTAEVDGVHYEGDGTGVYLTLADSTAPFKQFHAFLLSGSNGTFAPAFTGSTADPWSAQSPTSTEFTNYLGSYGTEIYLRSPSSELVLGYAPEAGVSVTFSVVPEPSTLALAGLGVIGLAHGTIRRRYQTV, from the coding sequence ATGACGGTCGAGTACCAAGGTGTCACAAAAGCGAGCAGGCTTGATGGCATTTCGATCCCCGACGGTACCAGCTTCATCCTCCGTGTTGCATCGTCGACGACTCCGATCAACGACCTCAACGTCGGGCAAGGTGTCTACGCAGTGCTTTCGATGACCGCGGAAGTTGACGGCGTACACTACGAAGGGGACGGGACTGGAGTTTATCTCACCCTTGCGGACTCCACCGCCCCTTTCAAGCAGTTCCACGCCTTCCTTCTGTCCGGGTCGAATGGGACGTTCGCCCCGGCGTTCACGGGATCCACAGCAGATCCCTGGTCGGCGCAATCCCCCACCTCGACAGAGTTCACCAATTACCTCGGAAGCTATGGAACAGAGATTTACCTTAGAAGCCCGTCCAGTGAACTTGTTCTAGGCTATGCCCCTGAAGCGGGAGTGAGTGTCACGTTCAGCGTCGTGCCCGAGCCCTCAACTCTCGCACTGGCTGGTCTGGGGGTTATCGGCCTGGCGCACGGCACAATTCGCCGACGTTATCAGACTGTTTGA
- a CDS encoding sigma-70 family RNA polymerase sigma factor: MSETTDLPFPVSQHHLASFVETKRPQLLAYIQNNLGPALRKKLEPDDILQEVVLTALGSFEAFNVPGRDPFKLLCQIAEQRIIDAHRHHVAAQKRSVDREVSIDVAPAGHHARGFLQLLAASMTTPSQAFSRDQKEFLLQEAVSSLPEEQRELLRLRYVEGLPTRDVATRMGKSDGAVRVLLTRTLSKLQQLLSDHT, from the coding sequence ATGTCAGAAACCACTGATCTCCCCTTCCCCGTTTCGCAGCACCATCTGGCGAGTTTCGTCGAGACGAAACGCCCGCAATTGCTGGCTTACATTCAGAATAATCTCGGGCCTGCTCTGCGTAAAAAGCTCGAACCGGACGATATTCTGCAGGAGGTTGTCCTGACGGCGCTCGGCTCGTTCGAAGCATTTAATGTTCCCGGTCGTGATCCGTTTAAGTTACTCTGCCAGATTGCGGAACAACGGATCATCGATGCCCACCGTCACCATGTTGCCGCTCAGAAACGATCCGTCGATCGCGAAGTCTCCATCGATGTTGCCCCCGCCGGACATCACGCGCGAGGCTTTCTTCAACTGCTGGCCGCCAGTATGACCACGCCCAGCCAGGCCTTCTCACGCGATCAGAAAGAATTCCTGCTGCAGGAGGCGGTCAGTTCCCTGCCGGAAGAGCAACGCGAACTTCTCAGGCTGCGCTATGTCGAAGGACTTCCCACGCGCGATGTGGCGACGCGCATGGGGAAGTCGGACGGCGCTGTCCGAGTCCTTCTGACGCGGACCCTTTCCAAACTGCAGCAGCTCCTTTCTGATCACACCTGA